Proteins encoded within one genomic window of Planctomycetia bacterium:
- a CDS encoding 5-(carboxyamino)imidazole ribonucleotide synthase, whose amino-acid sequence MNIGILGGGQLGRMLGLAGYPLGFRFRCFDTTPDAVAGHVMPLTVGSFDDLEALQAFAEGLDVLTYEFENVPTWAVEFLATHVNVHPSPLALSISQDRIEEKTFFQSMGVPTALFLPVNTREELDTAVDQLGMPCVIKTCRLGYDGKGQFVIRSRDDAEAAWQTLQGNPLILEQYVTFDRELSIIAVRSTTGDKKFYSLVQNFHEGGILRKTLAPASNVSAALQQQAEDFADMAMHGLEYSGVLAIEFFQVGEKLVVNEMAPRVHNSGHWTIEGACTSQFENHLRAICGLPLGNTRVQGSVGMINLIGSVPALEKIMSEPCCQNEKVSIHLYGKEPKPGRKIGHVTIVSAHDEKRDEIMRQIG is encoded by the coding sequence ATGAACATCGGCATTCTTGGTGGTGGGCAACTGGGACGCATGCTGGGTTTGGCGGGGTATCCGCTGGGCTTCCGCTTTCGCTGTTTCGATACGACTCCTGATGCGGTGGCAGGGCACGTCATGCCGCTGACAGTGGGTTCCTTTGATGATCTGGAAGCATTGCAGGCATTTGCTGAAGGATTGGATGTACTTACCTACGAATTTGAAAATGTACCCACCTGGGCAGTGGAGTTTCTGGCAACCCACGTCAACGTGCATCCTTCCCCACTGGCGCTCTCCATCTCGCAGGATCGAATCGAAGAGAAGACATTCTTTCAATCGATGGGTGTACCTACTGCTTTGTTTCTTCCGGTGAACACGCGAGAAGAATTGGATACCGCAGTCGATCAACTGGGCATGCCTTGCGTTATCAAGACATGCCGACTGGGTTACGATGGCAAAGGACAGTTTGTCATTCGCTCACGAGACGATGCTGAAGCAGCATGGCAGACGCTACAAGGGAACCCTTTGATATTGGAACAGTATGTAACGTTTGATCGAGAACTGTCCATCATTGCTGTTCGAAGCACAACCGGTGACAAGAAATTTTATTCACTGGTGCAGAACTTTCACGAAGGGGGGATACTTCGCAAGACTCTGGCACCGGCTTCAAACGTTTCTGCTGCACTGCAACAACAAGCGGAAGATTTTGCCGACATGGCGATGCATGGGCTCGAATATTCAGGCGTGCTTGCCATCGAGTTTTTCCAGGTGGGTGAGAAACTGGTTGTCAATGAGATGGCTCCTCGGGTTCACAACAGTGGCCACTGGACTATTGAAGGTGCCTGTACCAGCCAGTTTGAAAATCATTTGCGTGCCATTTGTGGTCTGCCTTTGGGAAATACCAGGGTACAAGGCAGTGTGGGGATGATTAACCTGATTGGAAGCGTGCCTGCACTCGAAAAAATCATGAGTGAACCATGTTGTCAGAATGAAAAAGTCAGCATTCACCTGTATGGTAAGGAACCAAAGCCAGGCAGAAAAATAGGGCATGTCACGATAGTTTCTGCCCACGACGAAAAACGAGACGAGATTATGAGGCAAATAGGATAA
- a CDS encoding DUF481 domain-containing protein, whose amino-acid sequence MMRHITYLPIAMLIAASLGQCSVHGQNMAPTMFNAPKPFVEMPKDAPPSVVTTPVDCPPTFLPPVAIVNPWSGAMEFGINGAEGNSQNFNLRYGLGVRHKTQDNIFTFDTQYNLASMDDVRTQNRWFSIARDEWYFRGTQWGFFVDGTFEYDEFRAFDYRVATHAGVTYKFIDNSQTLLKGRAGAGVSREFGGPNDDWTPELLFGMDFDHKFNENTKVFTTADFIPNVTNFSDYRLQIQAGFETMLSKEYNLALKLGIQDLYDSTPEGREPNDLFYFVALIWKF is encoded by the coding sequence ATGATGCGTCATATCACCTATCTACCAATTGCAATGCTGATTGCAGCGTCGCTTGGTCAATGCTCCGTTCATGGTCAGAACATGGCGCCTACCATGTTCAATGCACCCAAGCCATTTGTGGAAATGCCCAAGGATGCACCGCCGTCAGTGGTAACCACTCCGGTCGATTGTCCTCCAACATTTCTGCCTCCGGTTGCCATCGTGAACCCCTGGTCGGGTGCCATGGAGTTCGGCATCAATGGCGCTGAAGGCAACAGTCAGAACTTTAACCTTCGCTATGGCCTGGGCGTTCGACACAAAACGCAGGACAACATCTTCACCTTCGATACCCAGTACAACCTGGCAAGCATGGACGATGTTCGAACGCAAAACCGATGGTTCTCCATCGCTCGCGACGAATGGTACTTCCGTGGCACCCAATGGGGCTTCTTCGTCGATGGCACCTTCGAATACGATGAGTTCCGTGCTTTCGATTACCGAGTCGCCACCCACGCTGGTGTGACGTACAAGTTCATTGACAATTCCCAGACGCTGCTCAAAGGCCGGGCCGGTGCTGGTGTCAGCAGGGAGTTTGGCGGCCCCAATGACGACTGGACTCCTGAACTCCTCTTCGGCATGGATTTCGATCACAAATTCAATGAAAACACCAAAGTCTTCACCACTGCCGATTTTATTCCCAATGTCACCAACTTCAGTGACTACCGTTTACAGATTCAGGCAGGTTTTGAAACCATGTTGTCCAAGGAATATAACCTGGCTTTGAAACTGGGCATTCAGGATCTTTATGACAGTACACCTGAAGGACGTGAACCCAACGATTTGTTCTATTTCGTCGCTTTGATCTGGAAGTTTTAA
- a CDS encoding RNA-binding protein, with product MKRLYVGNLPYQMTDAELNELFAAYGAVESAQVIVDRETGRSKGFGFVQMGNPTEADAATQALNGQQFKGRPLTVNEARPKSEFGGGGGGGGGGGRGGYGGGGGGRGGYGGGGGGRGGYGGGGGGGRGGRGGYGGGGRGGDYGGGDGGY from the coding sequence ATGAAGCGTTTGTACGTAGGCAATTTGCCCTACCAGATGACCGATGCAGAATTGAACGAATTGTTCGCTGCTTATGGAGCCGTCGAATCGGCTCAAGTAATTGTTGATCGAGAAACAGGCCGTTCCAAAGGGTTCGGTTTTGTTCAAATGGGTAACCCTACGGAAGCTGACGCTGCAACGCAAGCCTTGAATGGCCAGCAATTCAAAGGCCGTCCTCTCACTGTGAACGAAGCCCGTCCGAAATCAGAATTCGGTGGTGGCGGCGGTGGTGGTGGTGGCGGCGGTCGCGGTGGCTACGGTGGTGGTGGCGGCGGTCGCGGTGGCTACGGTGGCGGCGGCGGTGGTCGCGGCGGCTACGGTGGTGGCGGCGGCGGCGGTCGAGGTGGCCGAGGCGGTTACGGCGGCGGTGGCCGCGGTGGCGACTACGGTGGCGGCGACGGCGGCTACTAA
- a CDS encoding DUF362 domain-containing protein, with protein MLTLSPTEVIQQSRDYLLSTQNEDGGWGYAQGLPSQPEPTAMSLLALGNLSQNSESLKKACRFLAGLQDVSGAIRVPGAFVKSYWPTAITIVALHIVEPDSPVIKKALGWLLSLRSKTKEMNEDLARDFEIDTSLVGWSWTEDTFSWVDPTSWVILALRLTGNAQHPRTSEGLKLLLDRVYPEGGANCGNRRIYGSMTEPVPANTCSLLLAHSGLEDHPKLAASRQYLRDSITNHADLENLCWIRLALEAWNQEPATAAILPSLQDKILELYEEQTQDKRVFKRSTIRQALTVLALQVDKVNPLLPTGKETTTSADEKIKPKKPGFADRLAASFKGIMVSAVGQLRALPESTVVHIGKATSYEDDLISLVAKQYESFRAKVPLKDKKVVIKPNLVEYHPDRVINTNPKVIGAVIALCLKEGAREITVAEGPGHWRNVEYLVTASGLRDVLAKYQVPFVDVNSDRIAQRLNLGMLTGMDHIYYSATVAEADVLISMPKFKTHHWAGVTLSLKNLFGTLPGICYGWPKNELHHRGIENSIIDIALTRTPELAIVDGIVGMEGDGPLNGKARQMGAIIMGSDPLAVDCTCARLMGFRPEKIGHLILGARRRLGHLEASRIQQAGETIDSLRQSFEPPPKLEDIVDR; from the coding sequence ATGCTTACTCTTTCGCCTACCGAAGTTATTCAGCAAAGCAGAGATTATCTCCTTTCCACACAAAATGAAGATGGCGGCTGGGGTTATGCACAAGGTCTCCCTTCCCAGCCTGAACCAACGGCCATGAGTCTACTGGCCTTGGGTAACCTCAGTCAGAACTCTGAATCACTGAAAAAAGCATGTCGCTTTCTTGCAGGTCTGCAGGATGTCAGCGGAGCCATTCGCGTTCCAGGTGCATTTGTCAAATCGTATTGGCCCACTGCGATCACCATCGTTGCACTGCATATTGTCGAGCCTGATTCACCAGTCATCAAAAAAGCTCTTGGCTGGCTGTTATCTCTTCGATCCAAGACCAAGGAAATGAATGAGGATCTGGCCCGCGATTTTGAAATTGACACTTCTCTGGTAGGCTGGAGTTGGACCGAAGATACTTTCTCCTGGGTTGATCCCACCTCATGGGTCATCCTTGCACTGCGTCTGACTGGCAATGCACAACACCCCAGAACTTCAGAAGGACTAAAACTTCTTCTGGATCGTGTTTATCCCGAAGGTGGCGCCAACTGTGGCAACCGACGAATATATGGCTCCATGACCGAACCTGTTCCCGCCAACACCTGCTCATTGCTCCTTGCTCATAGCGGCCTGGAAGATCACCCCAAACTGGCTGCTTCGCGACAGTACTTACGCGATTCTATCACCAATCACGCTGACCTGGAAAATCTCTGCTGGATTCGATTAGCTCTGGAAGCCTGGAATCAGGAACCTGCGACAGCCGCAATATTGCCAAGCTTACAGGACAAAATCCTTGAACTGTACGAAGAACAGACGCAGGACAAACGTGTTTTCAAACGCAGCACGATTCGCCAGGCATTGACCGTTCTTGCTTTACAAGTCGACAAGGTGAACCCCTTGTTGCCTACTGGCAAGGAAACAACAACCTCTGCTGATGAAAAAATTAAGCCGAAGAAACCTGGTTTTGCAGATCGGCTGGCTGCATCATTCAAAGGCATCATGGTTTCAGCAGTGGGACAATTGCGTGCACTGCCTGAATCCACCGTCGTTCACATCGGCAAAGCCACAAGCTATGAAGATGATTTGATCTCTTTGGTGGCAAAACAATACGAATCGTTTCGAGCCAAAGTTCCACTGAAAGATAAAAAAGTTGTCATCAAACCCAATCTGGTCGAATACCATCCCGATCGGGTCATCAATACCAATCCTAAAGTGATTGGTGCGGTGATTGCCTTGTGCCTGAAAGAAGGTGCCAGGGAAATTACCGTTGCAGAAGGCCCCGGGCACTGGCGCAATGTTGAATATCTGGTCACTGCCAGCGGCCTGCGCGATGTCCTGGCAAAATATCAGGTGCCTTTTGTCGATGTGAACAGTGATCGCATTGCTCAACGCCTGAACCTGGGTATGCTCACAGGCATGGATCACATTTACTACTCAGCAACCGTTGCTGAAGCAGACGTGCTGATCTCCATGCCGAAGTTCAAAACCCATCATTGGGCTGGTGTTACGCTCTCGCTGAAAAACCTTTTCGGCACGTTGCCCGGCATCTGTTACGGCTGGCCGAAGAATGAACTACACCATCGAGGCATTGAAAACAGCATCATCGATATAGCATTAACCAGAACGCCGGAACTGGCTATTGTCGATGGCATCGTCGGCATGGAAGGCGATGGCCCACTCAATGGCAAAGCCCGACAGATGGGTGCCATCATCATGGGTAGCGATCCGCTGGCTGTTGACTGCACCTGCGCAAGACTGATGGGATTCCGTCCAGAAAAAATCGGGCACCTGATTCTGGGTGCCCGCCGAAGACTTGGACATCTGGAAGCCAGCCGCATTCAACAGGCAGGCGAAACCATTGATAGCCTCAGGCAGTCGTTTGAACCACCGCCGAAGTTGGAAGACATTGTGGATAGATAA
- a CDS encoding RluA family pseudouridine synthase — MKFKLTSLDAEMRLDQALRKQFPAWGRKDIGRAISHREIRVNGKAVWLASWKVNRGDVIEAEVPAEFRAEPSTVFDPQWLIADDGDIVAVNKPAGLLSAPSRSIHAVNLHDLAKAHFGELLLFHRLDRDTSGVILLTRPGKINKLLDKAFKTREVKKEYRAVVAWPHRLQESGVIEARLDVDPNRRDQMVVVEKGGQHASTRYELVPGNQEHTRRQQVRLWPETGRTHQLRVHLAHLGSPILGDRLYGKAHSAKRLMLHAHRLELPALGEKTARVYEAMMPGEFCVQ, encoded by the coding sequence ATGAAGTTCAAGTTGACATCGCTTGATGCGGAAATGCGGCTGGATCAGGCCTTGCGGAAGCAGTTTCCTGCCTGGGGTCGGAAAGATATTGGCAGGGCGATCAGCCATCGTGAAATCAGGGTGAACGGCAAAGCGGTTTGGCTGGCATCCTGGAAAGTCAACCGGGGCGATGTCATAGAAGCTGAGGTGCCTGCAGAGTTTCGAGCGGAACCGTCTACGGTATTTGATCCGCAATGGCTCATTGCCGATGACGGTGATATCGTTGCAGTCAACAAGCCGGCAGGATTGCTTAGTGCGCCATCACGTTCGATCCATGCGGTGAATCTACATGATCTGGCGAAGGCTCACTTTGGCGAGTTGCTGCTGTTCCATCGATTGGATCGAGATACATCAGGAGTGATTTTGCTCACCAGGCCGGGCAAAATCAACAAGCTGCTGGACAAGGCATTCAAAACCCGCGAAGTGAAAAAGGAGTATCGGGCTGTGGTAGCATGGCCTCATCGCCTTCAGGAATCAGGAGTGATAGAGGCTCGGCTGGATGTTGATCCGAATCGGCGAGATCAGATGGTCGTGGTGGAGAAGGGCGGGCAACATGCAAGCACCAGGTATGAACTGGTTCCTGGTAACCAGGAGCATACACGTCGACAGCAGGTAAGGCTGTGGCCTGAAACTGGAAGAACACATCAACTCCGAGTGCATCTGGCTCATCTGGGTTCGCCCATACTGGGAGATCGGCTCTATGGGAAAGCTCATTCTGCGAAACGGCTAATGTTGCATGCGCATCGGTTGGAGTTGCCTGCATTGGGGGAAAAGACAGCGAGAGTGTATGAGGCGATGATGCCGGGAGAGTTTTGCGTTCAATAA
- a CDS encoding CAP domain-containing protein: MASTYPDSITRLALTVLVFFCSATSADAWPIDEKLSSEEQTLLDLTNRERRLKNLPALKVHPQLMKAAREHAANMAKQQKLDHHLDGKDMSDRIKAQGYAFSEAGENIAHKAGSVRLVMKKWMESEDHRNNILSEEYVEIGLGLAKSEKGEYYWVQVFATPLFR; the protein is encoded by the coding sequence ATGGCAAGCACTTACCCAGATAGCATTACCCGGCTTGCTCTAACGGTTCTTGTCTTTTTCTGTAGTGCAACCAGCGCCGATGCCTGGCCGATTGATGAAAAACTGTCGTCGGAAGAGCAGACCCTGTTGGATTTAACGAACAGGGAAAGACGCTTGAAAAACCTGCCTGCTCTCAAGGTTCATCCCCAATTGATGAAAGCAGCCCGGGAACACGCTGCCAACATGGCAAAGCAGCAGAAATTGGATCATCATCTTGATGGCAAAGATATGTCCGATCGCATCAAAGCCCAGGGATATGCTTTCTCGGAAGCAGGGGAAAACATCGCTCACAAGGCAGGCAGCGTTCGCCTGGTTATGAAGAAATGGATGGAATCCGAGGATCACAGAAACAATATCCTCTCGGAAGAGTATGTCGAAATAGGTCTCGGTCTGGCCAAGAGTGAAAAAGGGGAATACTACTGGGTGCAAGTCTTTGCGACACCTCTTTTTCGGTAG
- a CDS encoding flippase-like domain-containing protein: protein MPQLHNDKAKYLKHWKVALRVVLSVIIVVFLAFQLKWESLQSVLTEMNHGLVLLAFVIIQVGQSFSSLRWLILARIAGFQSSYHRFRTLFYVGTFFNLFLPTSIGGDAVRAWKLAANKKERPAAFGTVIADRLAGVTVMLIMACLATINSLNAIDTWIILLPWALLAGIIATLVVLPRLSVRSEKYLAIVQNLTWSAHKTSPWSQALGLAFIVQCMATWQVILLGQALGLATPWYAYFVVVPLVTLLTMLPVSFNGIGVREGGLILLFAPYGVSKEQALALGVAWFALSVGVGLVGGVFYLFFDRHEVSATYRTLVEEGKDSHESLDRGSNEGRERQRRAAA, encoded by the coding sequence GTGCCTCAGTTGCACAACGATAAAGCGAAATATCTGAAACACTGGAAGGTGGCATTGCGAGTTGTGCTCAGTGTCATCATCGTTGTTTTTCTTGCATTTCAGTTGAAATGGGAATCGCTGCAATCCGTTTTAACTGAGATGAACCACGGTCTGGTATTGCTGGCATTTGTCATCATTCAGGTTGGGCAATCTTTCAGCAGTCTGCGCTGGTTGATACTGGCACGTATTGCTGGTTTTCAGTCGTCTTATCACCGGTTTCGAACGCTGTTTTATGTTGGCACGTTTTTCAACCTGTTTCTACCTACTTCCATTGGAGGCGATGCAGTCCGAGCCTGGAAACTAGCAGCTAATAAAAAGGAACGACCTGCAGCGTTTGGAACTGTCATTGCAGATAGACTTGCTGGTGTAACGGTCATGCTTATCATGGCCTGCCTGGCTACGATCAATTCCCTGAATGCCATCGATACATGGATTATTCTGCTACCCTGGGCCTTGCTGGCTGGAATCATTGCAACACTGGTAGTGCTGCCCAGACTTTCAGTCCGATCAGAAAAATATCTGGCAATAGTCCAGAATCTGACATGGTCGGCACATAAAACTTCGCCCTGGTCGCAGGCATTGGGGCTGGCATTCATTGTGCAATGCATGGCTACCTGGCAGGTGATTTTGCTGGGCCAGGCTTTGGGATTGGCAACGCCTTGGTATGCCTACTTTGTGGTAGTGCCGCTGGTGACACTTTTGACCATGCTGCCTGTCAGTTTCAATGGAATTGGGGTTCGTGAAGGCGGTTTGATCCTGCTCTTTGCACCATATGGTGTCAGCAAGGAGCAGGCGTTGGCTCTGGGAGTTGCCTGGTTTGCCTTATCCGTTGGTGTCGGGTTAGTAGGCGGTGTGTTTTACCTGTTTTTTGACCGACACGAAGTGTCGGCTACATATCGTACTCTTGTAGAAGAAGGGAAGGATTCCCATGAATCTCTCGATCGTGGTTCCAATGAAGGACGAGAAAGACAACGTCGAGCGGCTGCATGA
- a CDS encoding DUF418 domain-containing protein, whose amino-acid sequence MSQEIPESLEPAKPISAQPVQDQERIHAIDVLRGFALLGILPVNIIAFAHVEAAYQNPAIAGGFTGINFITWLLTHVIFEGKMVTLFSMLFGVGLFLQVSRVEERRGKPGSGRGLFFRRVFWLLIIGLIHAYVFWYGDILTYYALMGMLVYWFRRWKPRNQLILGLSLILLGSLILVGASLLLDFSFSYVESHPELVKETEDIRKMKENFNPTPAMVEEKSKQVRDAGFVEMLRLRAPSTAQFQIFGLLTFVLWRITGLMLCGIALYQLQAFDRSWPNQRYQRWAMIGLGLGILLTCLGIWQHLQTKEMPDMIRTMATYDYYGSLLMAAGYFAVIMLAVKQRWLPAVQSRLAAVGRMAFTNYLSQTLICTAIFHGWGLAQFGLWQRYQLFLLVIAIWCFQLFISPIWLKHFHFGPCEWVWRSLTYWKLQPMRR is encoded by the coding sequence ATGAGCCAGGAGATACCAGAGTCTTTGGAACCTGCCAAGCCAATTTCGGCTCAACCGGTACAGGATCAGGAACGGATCCACGCCATCGATGTACTGCGAGGGTTTGCACTGCTAGGTATTCTGCCTGTCAACATCATTGCCTTCGCGCACGTTGAAGCTGCTTACCAGAATCCTGCCATCGCCGGTGGTTTTACCGGCATCAATTTTATCACCTGGCTTTTGACGCACGTCATCTTCGAAGGCAAGATGGTCACCCTTTTCTCGATGCTCTTTGGCGTCGGACTTTTTCTTCAGGTAAGCCGGGTTGAAGAACGTCGTGGCAAGCCTGGTTCGGGCCGTGGGTTATTTTTCCGCCGGGTATTCTGGCTGCTCATCATCGGACTCATTCATGCTTACGTTTTCTGGTATGGTGATATCCTGACCTACTATGCCTTGATGGGAATGCTGGTCTATTGGTTTCGGAGATGGAAACCGCGAAACCAGTTGATTCTCGGTCTGAGCCTGATCCTTTTAGGCTCATTGATTCTCGTCGGCGCATCATTACTTCTTGACTTCTCGTTCAGCTATGTGGAATCTCATCCCGAATTGGTGAAGGAGACGGAAGATATCAGAAAAATGAAGGAAAACTTCAATCCAACTCCTGCCATGGTGGAAGAGAAATCCAAACAGGTTCGTGATGCAGGGTTTGTCGAGATGTTAAGGCTGCGGGCGCCTTCAACCGCTCAATTCCAGATTTTTGGCCTGTTGACGTTTGTCTTGTGGCGCATCACCGGTCTGATGCTCTGTGGCATCGCTCTTTACCAACTACAGGCATTTGACCGTTCCTGGCCGAATCAACGTTATCAGCGCTGGGCCATGATTGGTCTGGGGCTTGGGATACTGCTCACCTGCCTGGGAATCTGGCAACATTTGCAGACCAAAGAAATGCCGGACATGATTCGAACCATGGCCACGTACGACTACTACGGTTCCCTGCTGATGGCAGCAGGCTACTTTGCTGTCATCATGCTGGCTGTGAAGCAACGATGGTTGCCTGCTGTTCAATCACGCCTTGCAGCAGTTGGCCGAATGGCCTTCACCAACTATTTGTCCCAAACGCTGATCTGCACCGCTATCTTTCACGGCTGGGGCCTGGCACAGTTTGGCTTATGGCAACGGTATCAACTCTTTCTTCTGGTAATTGCCATCTGGTGTTTCCAGTTATTCATCAGTCCGATCTGGCTCAAGCATTTCCATTTCGGCCCGTGCGAATGGGTCTGGCGATCGTTGACCTATTGGAAACTGCAACCGATGCGACGATAA
- a CDS encoding glycosyltransferase family 2 protein, which yields MNLSIVVPMKDEKDNVERLHEAITRALDGTGYEYEAIVVDDGSTDGTFEALAKVGAKDHRFKVIQLRRNFGQTPALRAGIDAAQGDVIVTMDGDLQNDPSDIPMMLEKLKEGYDVVLGERVNRQDKLVVRKIPSWTANALIRQVTGTKVRDLGCTLRVMRREAALELPLYGEMHRFMSVLSEISGQRIYQMPVKHHARQFGKTKYNLSRTVRVVLDLITVRFLQSYLTRPMHIFGLTGLGCFGLSFAFLMTCVVQRLAWNERMNRNPLLLLSVLLTVVGVQFISLGLIGEVLSRTYFESQGKAPYHIRRTLNLDNDVIQATLGLEKKVA from the coding sequence ATGAATCTCTCGATCGTGGTTCCAATGAAGGACGAGAAAGACAACGTCGAGCGGCTGCATGAGGCAATCACTCGAGCATTGGATGGAACCGGCTACGAGTATGAAGCCATTGTGGTTGATGATGGTTCTACGGATGGCACCTTTGAAGCACTGGCCAAGGTGGGAGCCAAAGATCATCGCTTTAAAGTAATTCAGTTAAGACGAAATTTCGGTCAAACTCCAGCGCTGCGTGCAGGTATTGATGCAGCACAGGGCGATGTCATCGTTACCATGGATGGCGATTTACAGAATGATCCCAGCGATATTCCGATGATGCTGGAAAAACTCAAGGAAGGGTACGATGTTGTTCTGGGTGAGCGGGTAAACCGACAGGATAAACTGGTGGTACGGAAGATACCAAGTTGGACAGCCAATGCCTTGATCCGCCAAGTGACAGGTACCAAAGTTCGTGACCTGGGCTGTACGTTGCGCGTGATGCGACGTGAAGCAGCATTAGAATTGCCTTTGTATGGGGAAATGCATCGCTTTATGAGTGTTCTGTCGGAGATCAGCGGGCAGCGTATTTATCAGATGCCGGTCAAACATCACGCCAGGCAGTTTGGCAAGACGAAGTACAACCTGTCGCGCACCGTACGAGTGGTGCTTGATCTGATCACGGTGAGATTCCTGCAGAGTTATCTGACCCGCCCCATGCACATTTTTGGGCTGACCGGTCTGGGCTGTTTTGGCCTGTCTTTTGCGTTTCTGATGACCTGCGTTGTACAAAGGTTGGCATGGAATGAGCGTATGAACCGCAATCCACTGCTGCTGCTGAGCGTGCTGCTCACCGTCGTGGGTGTGCAGTTCATTTCGCTGGGTTTGATTGGTGAGGTTTTGTCGAGAACGTACTTTGAAAGCCAGGGCAAGGCGCCTTATCACATTCGCAGGACATTGAATTTAGACAACGATGTGATCCAGGCAACTCTCGGCTTGGAAAAGAAGGTTGCTTGA
- a CDS encoding EamA family transporter: MSSSSLRTQLSPWVIPTALIVLYLSWGTSNLAIRIGVHDMPPFYFGGVRLVIAGLVVLAIVAYRTGKWQLSNADLLRCGLSSTLLFCGGNGLLTCSMMYIESGLAAVIIAPSPIWMALMELAIPHGDRLTRRGWIGLLLGFVGISVLAWYKLSQGANDDHHWGFLLASASALVWSLGTVLSKYNRPKGPTWLVAGYQMLLGGIGMMIVSTILGEPWRISENTFTWSALLAFLYLLLIGSLIGFVIFQFLLTNVSLALAGSYAYITPVIALILGAWAAQEDVPGAAVVALILTLTGVGLIKQGMRKRATAYS; the protein is encoded by the coding sequence ATGTCATCGTCGTCACTTCGCACCCAACTCTCTCCCTGGGTGATTCCAACAGCTTTAATCGTCCTCTATCTCTCCTGGGGCACTTCGAACCTTGCCATACGCATCGGCGTGCATGATATGCCGCCGTTCTATTTTGGTGGTGTACGCCTGGTGATTGCCGGCCTGGTCGTGCTCGCTATAGTCGCCTACCGAACTGGCAAATGGCAACTCAGTAATGCTGATCTGTTACGCTGTGGACTCTCCTCTACCCTCCTCTTTTGTGGTGGCAACGGACTCTTGACCTGTTCGATGATGTATATCGAATCAGGCTTGGCTGCAGTCATCATCGCTCCATCCCCCATCTGGATGGCCTTGATGGAACTCGCCATCCCCCATGGCGATCGATTAACCCGCCGGGGCTGGATCGGGTTGCTCTTAGGTTTCGTCGGCATATCCGTCTTAGCCTGGTATAAACTCAGCCAGGGTGCCAATGATGATCACCACTGGGGCTTCCTGCTGGCCTCTGCCTCGGCATTGGTCTGGTCACTGGGAACCGTATTATCGAAATACAACCGGCCAAAGGGCCCTACCTGGCTGGTGGCAGGTTACCAGATGCTGCTAGGTGGCATTGGCATGATGATTGTCAGCACAATACTCGGAGAACCCTGGCGTATTTCCGAGAACACTTTTACCTGGTCTGCTCTCCTGGCATTTCTCTATCTCCTGCTCATCGGTTCCTTAATCGGCTTTGTCATTTTCCAGTTTCTGCTGACCAATGTCTCTCTCGCACTTGCGGGGTCATATGCTTACATCACACCCGTCATTGCCTTGATTCTAGGAGCATGGGCTGCCCAGGAAGATGTGCCCGGTGCTGCGGTGGTTGCCCTCATTCTTACCCTGACCGGTGTTGGTTTGATCAAGCAGGGCATGCGAAAACGTGCGACTGCTTATAGTTAG